From Ruminococcus sp. HUN007, a single genomic window includes:
- a CDS encoding penicillin-binding transpeptidase domain-containing protein yields the protein MNAITEKIRAALIICGVLTISAGAGIKLMKLQIVDQEVRMTDKTNVYTEEQTLHATRGEIKDVRGVPIVENKLGFNVIIQKSTFPEDNRKANEVILKIADFLTREGYRYYDSLPMTTEAPFEFTTEDEDELSYLKSSLGVNVYATAENCMDKFIVDYDIDESYSDAEKRIIAGLRYEMKRRDFSLSNIFTLCEDIDISAVTKIKEMGPEIPGVEILEDAIRTNPVVDVIPHEIGTVGPIYAEEYEELRNKGYFMNDYVGKSGIEKGMEDVLRGKNGTCEITVQNNGVISSEVTEPAVPGNTVHLTIDSGFQRDVQKILEDFMVWLNENDEECFGISKGAIVVLDAKDNDVLALATAPTYRLDDYIENYSEVLNREGTPLVDRATDGIYRPGSTFKTVTATAGLNEGVVTPNTTFYCNTDYQFYETVVRCTGWHQDIAASEAIRVSCNVYFYELSRLLGIDKIIEYAHLYGLGTHLGLESGDSEGYIAGPETSAMLGVEWYSGGLLQAAIGQEETRVTPLQMAVAASTIANRGVRYKPHLVDSIYDYKGNKVDDVPPEVAETIKTNYDYVYPTIISGMIGASHNTPEGEFSLNDLGYDVAIKTGTPQTTSNDRTSTAVIGFAPADDPVIAFSAIIEDGKNSKYLVRKLIDCYNRHYGNTIS from the coding sequence ATGAATGCTATCACAGAAAAAATAAGAGCCGCACTGATAATATGCGGAGTTCTTACAATATCTGCCGGTGCCGGAATAAAGCTCATGAAGCTGCAGATCGTTGATCAGGAAGTACGCATGACAGACAAGACAAATGTCTATACCGAGGAACAGACACTTCATGCAACACGCGGTGAAATAAAGGATGTACGCGGCGTTCCTATAGTGGAAAACAAGCTGGGTTTCAATGTAATTATTCAAAAATCAACATTTCCTGAAGACAACCGCAAAGCGAACGAAGTCATACTTAAAATCGCCGATTTTCTCACCCGTGAGGGCTACAGATATTACGATTCGCTTCCGATGACTACAGAAGCACCTTTTGAATTCACTACCGAAGATGAAGATGAACTCTCATACCTCAAATCCTCACTCGGAGTAAACGTCTATGCGACTGCTGAAAACTGCATGGACAAATTCATTGTCGACTACGATATAGACGAAAGCTATTCCGACGCTGAAAAAAGAATAATCGCCGGACTTCGGTACGAAATGAAGCGCCGCGACTTTTCGCTCAGCAACATCTTCACGCTCTGTGAAGACATAGACATAAGCGCCGTAACCAAGATAAAGGAAATGGGACCGGAGATTCCGGGCGTCGAAATACTCGAAGATGCCATAAGAACCAATCCTGTTGTTGACGTTATCCCTCATGAGATAGGAACAGTCGGACCGATCTACGCCGAGGAATATGAAGAGCTCAGAAACAAGGGTTATTTCATGAATGACTATGTGGGCAAAAGCGGCATAGAAAAAGGAATGGAAGATGTGCTCCGCGGCAAAAACGGAACATGTGAGATAACCGTGCAGAATAACGGTGTGATCTCATCGGAAGTTACCGAACCTGCCGTTCCGGGAAACACCGTGCATCTTACCATCGACTCAGGATTCCAGCGCGACGTTCAGAAAATACTCGAAGACTTCATGGTATGGCTCAACGAAAACGACGAGGAATGCTTCGGAATAAGCAAGGGTGCAATAGTCGTTCTTGATGCAAAGGACAATGACGTGCTTGCTCTTGCAACAGCACCTACATACAGGCTCGACGACTACATTGAAAACTACTCTGAGGTACTTAACCGTGAAGGCACTCCTCTTGTGGACCGTGCAACAGACGGTATCTACCGTCCGGGTTCGACATTCAAGACGGTAACTGCCACTGCAGGTCTGAACGAGGGTGTCGTTACTCCGAATACCACGTTCTACTGTAATACAGATTATCAGTTCTACGAAACTGTTGTAAGATGTACCGGCTGGCATCAGGACATCGCGGCAAGCGAAGCTATCAGAGTATCGTGTAACGTTTACTTCTACGAGCTTTCACGTCTTCTCGGTATCGACAAGATAATCGAATACGCTCACCTTTACGGTCTCGGCACACATCTCGGCCTTGAAAGCGGTGATTCCGAAGGCTACATTGCCGGACCGGAAACAAGCGCAATGCTCGGCGTTGAATGGTACTCAGGCGGTCTTCTTCAGGCAGCTATCGGTCAGGAGGAAACAAGAGTTACTCCGCTTCAGATGGCCGTGGCCGCTTCGACTATCGCCAACCGCGGCGTACGCTACAAACCGCACCTTGTGGACAGCATCTATGACTACAAGGGAAACAAGGTGGATGACGTTCCTCCGGAAGTTGCGGAAACAATAAAAACAAACTACGACTACGTTTACCCTACAATAATAAGCGGTATGATCGGAGCTTCGCACAACACACCGGAAGGTGAGTTCTCGCTCAACGATCTCGGTTACGACGTGGCTATCAAGACCGGTACTCCTCAGACCACTTCGAACGACCGCACAAGTACCGCAGTTATAGGCTTTGCGCCTGCCGATGATCCTGTAATTGCATTTTCTGCAATTATAGAAGATGGTAAAAATTCAAAATATCTGGTAAGAAAACTGATAGACTGCTATAACAGACATTATGGTAATACAATAAGCTGA
- the mreD gene encoding rod shape-determining protein MreD: MGIRMISSRKKRRYAVVRWLVFSVIIWFAFIFMTTGSYIKPNILIPLALCISMDEDALVSAVIGFVCGFLSDLAMGDLIGSGAIILIFGCVCTSLLFTRLLRQLLLNFSVIMILYSAIHFSIKYFFSYMIWGYDNELILLLEYILPEFILTVVSMVVVYPVVRKLRKHLTLRKRYEPEDNQALIKD, encoded by the coding sequence ATGGGAATTAGGATGATATCCTCCAGAAAAAAGCGCAGGTATGCTGTTGTCCGCTGGCTGGTATTTTCCGTAATAATCTGGTTTGCCTTCATTTTCATGACCACCGGCAGTTACATTAAGCCTAACATACTTATTCCGCTTGCGCTGTGTATCTCGATGGACGAAGATGCTCTTGTGAGCGCAGTTATCGGCTTTGTATGCGGATTTCTGAGCGATCTTGCAATGGGTGACCTTATAGGTTCAGGCGCGATAATACTGATTTTCGGATGTGTCTGCACATCACTGCTTTTCACACGTCTGCTGAGGCAGCTTCTGCTCAATTTTTCAGTGATAATGATCCTCTACTCAGCGATCCATTTTTCAATAAAATACTTCTTCTCCTACATGATCTGGGGTTACGACAACGAACTGATACTTCTGCTCGAATACATCCTTCCGGAATTTATACTTACAGTGGTATCAATGGTAGTTGTCTACCCTGTCGTAAGGAAGCTGAGAAAACATCTTACTCTGAGAAAGAGATATGAGCCGGAGGATAATCAGGCTCTGATAAAGGACTGA
- the mreC gene encoding rod shape-determining protein MreC yields MRDFFRSIKFKLILCIIALAIGIMLYALSQAGYSVGSSKAVNTLAMPFRYASTAVYNGLDKGVSYIFSSKKYYEENLELQDEINRLRNELVDYENTRAELNELKKFMGIKERHSDYVLSPPCRVLSYSANDPFCSFMIDKGSRDGISVGDPVVTSAGLVGAVSELSEKYCTVKTILSPELSVGIKVQNKGDTGILEGNIKYAVDGLSQIIYLPKDTKIKAGDTIITTGTSGLFPAGYLVGTVKETDAADSGISFYASVIPFADVRKLSSVMVVTDFEGKGESEDDYKNAGENTEGGEAVTEAAVPQKKGESDGN; encoded by the coding sequence ATGCGTGATTTTTTCAGAAGCATTAAGTTCAAACTGATTTTGTGTATTATTGCACTTGCAATAGGCATAATGCTTTATGCCCTTTCACAGGCCGGCTATTCTGTAGGAAGCTCAAAAGCTGTAAACACGCTGGCCATGCCGTTCCGTTACGCTTCAACAGCAGTATACAACGGACTTGACAAGGGTGTATCATACATCTTCAGTTCAAAGAAGTACTATGAGGAAAATCTTGAATTGCAGGATGAAATAAACCGTCTCAGAAACGAACTGGTTGACTATGAAAATACCAGAGCAGAACTCAACGAACTAAAAAAATTTATGGGCATAAAGGAGAGACACTCAGACTATGTGCTCTCTCCTCCGTGCCGTGTACTTTCCTACAGCGCAAACGACCCGTTCTGTTCATTTATGATCGACAAGGGCAGCCGTGACGGAATATCTGTCGGCGACCCTGTAGTCACATCAGCAGGACTTGTCGGTGCCGTATCTGAATTATCAGAAAAATACTGCACAGTAAAGACTATTCTCTCACCGGAGCTCTCCGTGGGAATCAAGGTACAGAACAAGGGTGACACCGGCATACTTGAAGGCAACATAAAATATGCCGTTGACGGACTCAGCCAGATAATCTATCTTCCGAAGGACACAAAGATCAAAGCCGGCGATACAATAATCACAACCGGCACAAGCGGTCTTTTCCCTGCCGGATACCTTGTAGGCACCGTAAAGGAAACAGATGCTGCGGACAGCGGTATATCATTCTACGCCTCTGTAATACCTTTTGCTGACGTAAGAAAGCTTTCAAGCGTTATGGTCGTAACAGATTTTGAAGGCAAGGGTGAATCAGAAGATGACTACAAAAATGCCGGAGAAAATACAGAGGGCGGAGAAGCTGTAACGGAAGCAGCAGTTCCTCAGAAAAAAGGTGAATCAGATGGGAATTAG
- a CDS encoding rod shape-determining protein, whose protein sequence is MFTKDIGIDLGTANTLIYIKGKGIIIREPSVVAVNTKDESASYVGREAKEVIGKTPGSIVAVRPLKNGVIADFDITTTMLAQFIKKALRGKPFSKARVTICIPSGVTPVERRAVKDAAELAGAKKVYIIEEPMAAAIGAGLPVSDPVGNMIVDIGGGTSEVAVISMGGIVTSRSIRIAGDELDNAIVGYIRRKFNMLIGERTAEEIKLNIGSAFAGDAVEKMTIRGRNLINGLPENITVTSDDIREALSDPLSKIIDAIKVTLEKTPPELAADIIEQGITLCGGGALLKGLDTLINSETGMPVYIAEYPLDCVAEGTGRVIENYQKYEDALSEYGPKYY, encoded by the coding sequence ATGTTTACAAAAGACATTGGTATAGATCTGGGCACTGCCAATACACTTATATACATTAAAGGCAAAGGCATAATCATACGTGAACCTTCTGTCGTTGCCGTAAATACAAAAGATGAAAGCGCAAGCTATGTAGGAAGGGAAGCCAAGGAGGTAATAGGTAAAACGCCTGGTTCCATCGTCGCTGTAAGGCCGCTGAAAAACGGTGTAATAGCTGACTTTGACATTACCACCACCATGCTTGCACAGTTTATAAAAAAAGCACTCAGGGGAAAACCGTTTTCAAAAGCAAGAGTTACAATATGCATCCCGTCCGGTGTAACTCCGGTCGAAAGACGAGCAGTAAAAGATGCTGCCGAACTTGCAGGTGCAAAAAAAGTTTACATAATAGAAGAACCGATGGCCGCTGCTATCGGCGCCGGTCTTCCGGTGTCAGATCCGGTTGGCAACATGATAGTTGACATCGGCGGCGGAACGAGTGAGGTCGCAGTTATCTCAATGGGCGGCATAGTAACTTCACGTTCCATAAGAATCGCCGGTGACGAACTTGACAACGCCATCGTCGGATACATAAGAAGAAAATTCAACATGCTCATAGGCGAAAGAACAGCTGAGGAGATCAAGCTTAACATCGGTTCTGCTTTTGCCGGTGATGCAGTTGAAAAAATGACAATCAGGGGACGCAACCTTATCAACGGACTCCCTGAAAATATAACCGTTACCTCAGATGATATCAGAGAAGCACTTTCGGATCCGCTTTCAAAGATAATAGACGCTATTAAGGTCACACTTGAAAAGACACCTCCGGAGCTTGCGGCTGACATCATCGAACAGGGCATAACGCTCTGCGGGGGCGGCGCGCTCTTAAAGGGACTTGATACCCTTATAAACAGTGAAACAGGCATGCCTGTCTACATCGCTGAATATCCGCTGGACTGTGTTGCCGAGGGCACAGGAAGAGTTATTGAAAACTACCAGAAGTATGAGGACGCGCTCAGCGAATACGGACCAAAATACTATTGA
- a CDS encoding DUF4321 domain-containing protein: MKMTKKGFVFLILIVSALIVGAYVGEHTSSGILSYTASFGFGHDVPITLNLIIITLSIGFTFNISIAQILCLIGSVAVYAVFSKFID; encoded by the coding sequence ATGAAAATGACAAAAAAAGGTTTTGTATTTCTCATTCTTATTGTAAGTGCCCTGATCGTAGGCGCATATGTCGGCGAACACACAAGCAGCGGCATTCTCTCCTACACAGCATCATTCGGGTTCGGACATGATGTTCCGATAACCCTTAACCTTATTATCATTACCCTCTCAATAGGATTTACATTCAACATCAGTATCGCTCAGATCTTATGTCTCATAGGTTCTGTAGCAGTCTACGCAGTTTTTTCAAAATTTATCGACTGA
- a CDS encoding U32 family peptidase produces MELLAPAGNTESLVAALRCGADAVYIGGKSFSARQNASNFDTAEIKEAARLCHRYGAALHIAVNTVITDSQTDDFIREIRKYAEFSPDAFIVQDPGAAYIIRNTVPDIPLHASTQMTVHTPGGAEFAKGLGFSRVVISREASRQMISEITSAGLETEIFVHGALCMSVSGQCYMSAMIGSRSANRGLCAQSCRLPFSPVGHPDEHCLSLKDLSLIGHIGEIKALGVTSLKIEGRMKRPEYVAAAVTAYRTAIDGGSPDTEMLKAVFSRNGFTDGYFTGNRKNMFGMRDRDDVMSSSEVLPDLRQLYRKERKVSVLDFDVTVRKDSPVTITASDSDGFSCTVTGAEPEAAVNRAVTAEDISRQLTKLGDTIYSCGRNSINAGEGLSVPASSLNQLRREAVEKLYSMREERKPYQTYSTLSSGKNAEEKRKPCTSPPAVRVRLEKASAVISHDLTAAEYIILPLREIISADIPGTVKEKIIAEPPRFIYDEEKLKKELKYILDHGFRHLMCSNAAYLKTGRELGFVLHGDFGLNVTNRFSAEELAGYGLKDITLSFELKSVQAGNISCSSETGIIAYGKVPLMLTANCPVRNSVGCGRCRHSITDRTGRRFRVMCSEGYAEIFNSEAIYLADKPEAYEKLDFITLFFTDESEKEIKKIFTDYAEGSQAAPQGITRGLYFRGIK; encoded by the coding sequence ATGGAATTACTTGCTCCGGCGGGAAATACAGAATCACTTGTCGCCGCACTTCGCTGCGGTGCTGATGCCGTATACATCGGCGGAAAAAGTTTTTCCGCAAGACAGAACGCCTCAAACTTTGATACTGCAGAAATAAAGGAAGCAGCCCGTCTGTGCCACCGGTACGGCGCGGCGCTTCATATTGCTGTAAACACAGTTATTACAGACAGCCAGACGGATGATTTCATCCGCGAGATCAGAAAATACGCAGAGTTTTCACCTGATGCATTCATTGTGCAGGATCCCGGTGCAGCATATATCATCAGAAACACCGTACCTGACATTCCACTGCATGCATCCACCCAGATGACTGTCCATACACCCGGAGGCGCGGAATTTGCAAAAGGCCTTGGATTTTCAAGAGTAGTCATATCAAGAGAAGCAAGCAGACAGATGATATCCGAAATAACATCGGCAGGACTTGAAACAGAGATCTTCGTTCACGGAGCTCTGTGCATGTCGGTCTCAGGCCAGTGCTACATGTCCGCGATGATAGGCTCAAGGAGCGCAAACAGAGGCTTGTGCGCACAGAGCTGCCGTCTTCCGTTTTCACCTGTCGGACATCCTGACGAGCATTGCCTCTCACTGAAGGATCTTTCTCTTATCGGACACATCGGCGAGATAAAAGCTCTCGGTGTGACCTCCTTAAAGATAGAAGGCAGAATGAAACGCCCTGAATATGTTGCTGCTGCCGTGACCGCATACAGAACTGCGATCGACGGCGGAAGTCCGGACACCGAAATGCTGAAAGCTGTTTTTTCACGGAACGGTTTCACAGACGGTTACTTCACCGGAAACAGAAAAAACATGTTCGGTATGCGTGACAGGGATGATGTTATGTCATCTTCGGAAGTTCTGCCTGATCTGCGTCAGCTTTACAGAAAGGAACGCAAAGTATCCGTTCTGGATTTTGACGTAACTGTCAGAAAGGACAGTCCGGTAACAATAACCGCATCAGACAGCGATGGTTTTTCATGTACGGTCACAGGTGCAGAACCTGAAGCAGCCGTAAACAGAGCAGTCACCGCAGAAGATATAAGCAGACAGCTTACAAAGCTCGGCGACACCATCTACAGCTGCGGCAGAAACAGCATAAATGCCGGAGAAGGACTTTCCGTTCCGGCATCATCTCTCAACCAGCTGAGACGTGAAGCAGTTGAAAAACTGTACAGTATGCGCGAAGAAAGAAAGCCTTATCAGACGTACAGCACACTGAGCAGCGGAAAAAACGCGGAAGAAAAAAGAAAGCCGTGCACATCACCGCCTGCCGTAAGGGTGCGTCTTGAAAAAGCATCCGCAGTGATATCTCATGATCTGACAGCTGCAGAATATATCATACTTCCTCTCAGAGAAATAATAAGCGCTGATATTCCCGGAACTGTAAAGGAAAAGATCATTGCAGAACCGCCGCGCTTCATTTATGACGAAGAGAAACTGAAAAAAGAACTGAAGTACATTCTGGATCACGGATTCAGACATCTCATGTGTTCAAACGCTGCATATTTAAAAACGGGCAGAGAGCTTGGTTTCGTCCTTCACGGCGATTTTGGTCTCAATGTTACCAACCGGTTTTCAGCCGAAGAACTTGCCGGATACGGACTGAAAGACATCACACTTTCCTTTGAACTCAAATCAGTTCAGGCCGGAAATATATCGTGTTCATCTGAAACAGGCATTATCGCATACGGAAAAGTTCCGCTCATGCTCACCGCTAACTGTCCGGTCAGAAATTCTGTAGGATGCGGCAGATGCCGTCATTCAATAACAGACCGTACCGGAAGACGTTTCAGAGTAATGTGCAGTGAAGGATATGCTGAGATTTTCAATTCAGAAGCAATATATCTTGCAGACAAACCTGAAGCTTATGAAAAACTGGACTTTATAACACTTTTCTTTACTGACGAAAGCGAAAAAGAAATAAAAAAGATATTTACTGATTACGCGGAAGGATCCCAGGCAGCCCCTCAGGGTATCACCAGAGGACTTTACTTCCGCGGAATAAAATAA
- a CDS encoding cell division protein ZapA: MNRVKVVICGREYTIRTDEEPTYVYNLARKLEKNIAELVGINVNQSVYSASVMIALSTLDEMNHCNEDNDNLRLQLKDYADEASRARLERDSALREVELLKNRIAELEKKSGK, from the coding sequence ATGAACAGAGTAAAGGTAGTAATATGCGGCAGAGAGTATACTATCCGCACCGATGAGGAACCAACCTATGTTTACAACCTTGCAAGAAAGCTTGAAAAGAATATTGCAGAACTCGTAGGCATAAATGTAAACCAGTCGGTCTACTCCGCATCTGTTATGATAGCACTTTCAACTCTCGACGAAATGAACCACTGCAACGAGGACAACGACAATCTTCGCCTGCAGCTCAAGGACTATGCAGATGAAGCGTCAAGGGCACGCCTTGAACGTGACAGTGCACTGCGCGAAGTTGAACTGCTTAAAAACAGGATAGCAGAACTCGAGAAAAAATCCGGAAAATAA
- a CDS encoding sigma-70 family RNA polymerase sigma factor encodes MNSKEQFGQLVMKYKESLFFTAKSILRNDTDAEDAVCSAIMKAFENFSQLREQQYFKSWITRIVINEAYAICRKNKNLQSMEEMTTEPAYSDYHDEMWEIVNTLDEEFRTVIIMFYYNDIPINEIAEYLDIAPGTVKSRLNRGRKKLKELITL; translated from the coding sequence ATGAATTCAAAGGAACAGTTTGGTCAGCTGGTTATGAAATATAAAGAATCGCTTTTCTTTACGGCAAAGTCAATACTGCGGAATGACACTGATGCGGAGGATGCCGTATGCAGTGCGATAATGAAAGCTTTTGAAAATTTCAGTCAGCTGCGTGAACAACAGTATTTCAAATCATGGATAACGCGTATAGTTATCAATGAAGCATATGCAATATGCAGAAAAAACAAGAATCTTCAGTCCATGGAAGAAATGACTACGGAACCGGCGTACAGTGACTATCATGACGAAATGTGGGAGATAGTCAATACTCTTGACGAAGAGTTCAGAACAGTTATAATAATGTTCTACTATAACGATATTCCGATAAATGAGATCGCTGAATATCTTGACATAGCCCCCGGAACTGTAAAGTCAAGACTTAACCGCGGACGAAAAAAACTTAAGGAACTGATTACATTATAG
- a CDS encoding sodium/solute symporter (Members of the Solute:Sodium Symporter (SSS), TC 2.A.21 as described in tcdb.org, catalyze solute:Na+ symport. Known solutes for members of the family include sugars, amino acids, nucleosides, inositols, vitamins, urea or anions, depending on the system.) encodes MIIAILILYVLMMIGIGVSTHSKSSSIDGFILGGRNVGSWLTAFAFGTSYFSAVVFVGYAGQFGWNYGMSASWIGIGNAVIGSALAWMVLGRRTRTMTKHLEASTMPEFFEKRFRSKGIKTAAAVIIFIFLIPYTASVYNGLSRLFSMAFNIDYSVCIIAMALLTAVYVILGGYAATAINDFVQGIIMLGGIIAVILFALNEKGGFSSVLTQLGEIEAGVPKNTLNSCFGPDPINLFGVVILTSLGTWGLPQMVHKFYAIRSEDAIKKGTVISTVFAVVVAGGSYFLGGLGRVYCTADSTDGSGRTFIEKLANGKLDFDAIVPSLLQSCLPDIMIGLVVVLVLSASMSTLSSLVLTSSSTVTIDLIRPLTNGKMNEKKEVLTMRVFIAVFLLISVIIALNKNAYISTLMSISWGALAGAFLAPFMYGLYSKKVTRAAVIASFVSGVGITVVHMFIFSLGFFPEATKAAASLKLNMASPINAGAIAMIAGLIIVPIVSSFTKNSDQAELDKAFECYSK; translated from the coding sequence ATGATAATTGCAATTCTGATACTCTACGTGCTGATGATGATCGGCATCGGCGTATCAACACACAGTAAAAGTTCGTCTATCGACGGATTCATTCTCGGAGGAAGAAACGTAGGTTCATGGCTTACAGCATTCGCCTTCGGTACATCTTATTTTTCAGCGGTCGTTTTCGTAGGATATGCCGGTCAGTTCGGATGGAACTACGGTATGTCAGCTTCATGGATCGGTATAGGAAACGCCGTTATCGGAAGCGCGCTTGCGTGGATGGTTCTCGGAAGAAGAACAAGAACCATGACAAAGCACCTCGAAGCTTCCACAATGCCTGAGTTCTTTGAAAAAAGATTCAGGTCAAAGGGCATCAAGACAGCAGCTGCAGTAATAATCTTTATTTTCCTTATTCCTTACACTGCATCTGTTTACAACGGCCTTTCAAGACTGTTCTCAATGGCGTTCAACATTGACTATTCAGTCTGCATCATCGCCATGGCTCTTCTTACAGCCGTTTACGTTATCCTCGGAGGATATGCCGCAACAGCTATCAACGACTTCGTTCAGGGCATCATCATGCTCGGCGGCATTATTGCTGTTATTCTTTTCGCACTCAACGAAAAAGGCGGTTTCTCATCCGTTCTCACACAGCTCGGTGAGATCGAAGCAGGTGTTCCGAAAAACACACTCAACTCATGCTTCGGCCCTGACCCGATCAACCTTTTCGGTGTTGTAATACTCACTTCACTCGGTACATGGGGACTTCCTCAGATGGTTCACAAATTCTACGCTATCAGGAGCGAAGATGCGATCAAAAAGGGAACTGTCATTTCCACTGTCTTCGCTGTAGTCGTAGCAGGCGGTTCATATTTCCTCGGAGGTCTCGGCCGTGTTTACTGCACAGCTGACAGTACAGACGGAAGCGGCAGAACATTCATTGAAAAGCTCGCCAACGGAAAGCTCGACTTCGACGCTATCGTACCAAGCCTTCTTCAGTCATGTCTTCCTGACATCATGATCGGTCTCGTTGTTGTACTCGTTCTCTCAGCTTCAATGTCAACACTTTCTTCACTCGTTCTCACATCAAGCTCAACAGTAACAATCGATCTTATCCGTCCTCTTACAAATGGTAAGATGAATGAAAAGAAGGAAGTTCTCACAATGAGAGTTTTCATCGCAGTATTCCTTCTTATCTCAGTTATCATCGCACTTAACAAGAACGCATACATCTCAACTCTCATGTCCATCTCATGGGGCGCTCTCGCCGGTGCCTTCCTTGCACCTTTCATGTACGGACTTTACAGCAAAAAGGTTACAAGAGCTGCCGTTATCGCAAGCTTCGTATCCGGTGTAGGTATTACAGTTGTTCACATGTTCATCTTCAGCCTCGGCTTCTTCCCTGAAGCAACAAAGGCTGCAGCATCACTCAAACTCAACATGGCATCACCTATCAACGCCGGTGCTATCGCAATGATCGCAGGTCTTATCATCGTTCCGATAGTAAGCAGCTTCACAAAGAATTCTGATCAGGCTGAACTTGACAAGGCTTTCGAGTGCTACAGCAAGTGA